A genomic stretch from Microcebus murinus isolate Inina chromosome 19, M.murinus_Inina_mat1.0, whole genome shotgun sequence includes:
- the MICALL2 gene encoding MICAL-like protein 2, with amino-acid sequence MAALRALQQWCRQQCEGYRDVSITNMTTSFRDGLAFCAILHRHRPDLLDFDALRKENIYENNKLAFHVAEEKLGIPALLDAEDMVALKVPDRLSILTYVSQYYNYFHGRSPIGGMAGVKRPSSGSEEEPSGKKAPAQPPQLPSPAPARTDPVIQRRGGGTEDPVRASAPVSVGSSVSSTCGVCGKHVHLVQRHLADGKLYHRSCFRCKQCSNTLHSGAYRATGEPGVFVCTNHHPTAASASPKLPGLAPRQPGAGPMDSRPPGPPRKAQEANGPQARLPTREPAVGNSTARGFVPAAPDAPATTSANVHMGSPARPLFQSRVASTPVGGTSHTRVTNSSPAGSLLPAQSTAAPGSHPAVPAGARDPALPTPPGLGAPHVAPQTKHSPSSASPGPADPPAWTPSASKTQQAREKFFQTPGASPDSGPAGRAPGPAGAPAGDTSKEQALSFLRKTLPALEAAGPQAPGRPSPATSPAPTAHATTRGPQAHSSAGPSRSTSLRSLKPPTRTERPAPPSVGSTSRASASPPAGRRNAAVPSWVSRVGADSRLKPEAPAAEGPSASPQEGQEDGPAGWRARLKPVEKKSPAERTLELKEPCALVEPRMGGGPRKVSGSSTGGVHITLAPVGPDRTLRPASPRPDLSAASPSPSYRRKLAVPASLDISDDWLRSETLQGEDLAQSWKKEEKPHPQGKPGRPLGPASVPAPPGKTVTSPVRLHLDYELQEEIQRQVQSIERQLDALELRGVELEKRLRAAEGDDSEDALMVEWFQLIHEKQLLLRQESELMYKSKDQHLEEQQLDLEGRLRLLMAKPEYLKSPRERQQEQELLARYVSTVDDRSQIVDLLDEDRLREQEEDQVLQNMIQSLGLQRKKSKFRLSKIWSLKSKGSTPE; translated from the exons AGACTTCGATGCtctcaggaaagaaaacatttatgaaaacaacAAGCTG GCCTTCCACGTGGCTGAGGAGAAGCTGGGCATCCCGGCCTTGCTGGACGCCGAGGACATGGTGGCCCTGAAGGTGCCCGACCGGCTGAGTATCCTGACCTATGTGTCCCAGTACTACAACTACTTCCATGGCCGGTCCCCCA TCGGGGGCATGGCCGGCGTGAAGAGGCCCTCGTCAGGCTCTGAGGAGGAGCCGTCTGGGAAGAAGGCGCCCGCCCAGCCGCCCCAGCTGCCCTCGCCCGCCCCAGCCCGGACAGACCCCGTCATccagaggaggggtgggggcacagAGGACCCAGTCCGAGCATCT GCCCCGGTGTCGGTGGGCAGCTCGGTCAGCAGCACCTGCGGGGTCTGTGGCAAGCACGTGCACCTGGTGCAGCGGCACCTGGCTGACGGGAAGCTGTACCACCGGAGCTGCTTCAG GTGTAAGCAGTGCTCCAACACGCTGCACTCGGGAGCCTACAGGGCCACGGGGGAGCCGGGGGTCTTCGTCTGCACCAACCACCACCCCACAGCTGCCTCTGCAAGCCCCAAGTTGCCGGGGCTGGCCCCCAGACAGCCCGGGGCTGGCCCTATGGACTCCAGGCCCCCCGGACCCCCGAGGAAGGCCCAGGAGGCAAATgggccccaggccaggctgccCACCCGGGAGCCTGCCGTGGGCAACTCAACCGCCAGAGGTTTTGTTCCGGCTGCACCTGACGCTCCGGCCACCACATCCGCCAATGTCCACATGGGGAGCCCAGCCAGGCCCCTTTTCCAGAGCCGGGTGGCTTCCACCCCCGTGGGGGGCACATCCCACACACGTGTGACCAACAGCTCCCCGGCGGGGTCATTGTTGCCTGCCCAGAGCACAGCGGCACCTGGCTCCCATCCTGCTGTGCCTGCAGGTGCCCgggaccctgccctgcccacgcCACCAGGCCTGGGAGCCCCCCATGTGGCTCCGCAGACCAAGCACAGTCCCAGTTCGGCGTCTCCAGGCCCAGCTGACCCCCCGGCCTGGACCCCATCTGCCTCCAAGACCCAGCAGGCCCGGGAGAAGTTCTTCCAGACACCAGGAGCGTCCCCCGACAGTGGCCCTGCTGGCAGGGCCCCAGGCCCAGCAGGAGCTCCTGCAGGGGACACCAGCAAGGAGCAGGCGCTGAGCTTCCTTAGGAAGACCCTCCCAGCACTGGAGGCGGCCGGGCCTCAGGCACCTGGCAG gccctccccagccACCTCCCCGGCTCCCACCGCTCATGCCACAACCCGGGGGCCACAGGCACATTCCTCAGCTGGGCCGTCACGGTCGACGTCTCTCCGGTCCCTCAAGCCTCCCACAAGGACGGAGCGGCCGGCACCCCCGAGTGTGGGCAGCACCTCGCGGGCATCCGCGTCGCCCCCGGCAGGCAGGAGGAACGCTGCTGTGCCCTCGTGGGTCAGCAGGGTGGGCGCTGACTCCAGGCTGAAGCCAGAGGCCCCGGCGGCGGAGG GCCCGAGTGCCAGCCCCCAGGAAGGCCAGGAGGACGGGCCGGCAGGATGGAGGGCCCGCCTGAAGCCCGTGGAAAAGAAAAGCCCCGCTGAGAG GACTCTGGAGCTCAAGGAGCCGTGCGCCCTGGTGGAGCCAAGGATGGGGGGAGGGCCCAGGAAGGTCTCCGGCAGCTCCACTGGGGGTGTCCACATCACCCTGGCCCCTGTGGGGCCTGACAggacactgcgcccagccagccccaggcccGACCTCTCAG CCGCATCCCCCTCCCCATCCTACCGCAGGAAACTGGCCGTCCCCGCCAGCCTGGACATTTCTGATGACTGGCTTCGGTCTGAGACCTTGCAGGGGGAGGACCTGGCCCAGAGctggaagaaggaggagaagccCCATCCTCAGGGCAAACCAG GGAGGCCCCTGGGCCCGGCCAGTGTCCCGGCTCCGCCTGGCAAGACAGTGACCTCCCCGGTGAGG CTGCACCTCGACTACGAGCTGCAGGAGGAGATTCAGAGGCAGGTGCAGAGCATCGAGCGGCAGCTGGACGCCCTGGAGCTCCGGGGCGTGGAGCTGGAGAAGCGTCTGCGTGCGGCCGAGGGAG ATGACTCTGAGGACGCCCTCATGGTGGAGTGGTTCCAGCTCATCCACGAGAAGCAGCTGCTGCTGCGGCAGGAGTCGGAGCTCATGTACAA GTCCAAGGACCAGCACCTGGAGGAGCAGCAGCTGGACCTGGAGGGGCGGCTGCGCCTGCTGATGGCCAAGCCTG AGTATCTGAAGTCGCCGCGGGAGcggcagcaggagcaggagctgctgGCGCGGTACGTGAGCACCGTGGACGACCGCAGCCAAATCGTCGATCTGCTGGACGAGGACCGGCTCAG ggagcaggaggaggaccAGGTGCTGCAGAACATGATCCAGTCTCTGG GCCTCCAGAGGAAAAAGTCCAAGTTCCGCTTGTCCAAGATCTGGTCCCTGAAGAGCAAAGGCAGCACCCCCGAGTGA